From a single Fusobacterium ulcerans ATCC 49185 genomic region:
- a CDS encoding YfcC family protein codes for MNKEKISKFKIPHVYAILIGVIIITGIMTYIVPAGTYERIKVDGVTKIDPNSFQYIRQVPVSIFNWFKAIPEGFASTASIIATMLVGSACLGVYTESGVFQNFISNLLKKDGNNKTKTLILIFMTFFAIRSGFTGILDGNLVFTPLMIGFALAAGYDTLTGVAIVMVPTFVSFSLAPVNPYTILIAHEIVGLPIYSGFEFRLIIWIIGFLISAHHILKYADAVKKDKSKSLVADIDVSDLETNSDNFNENLTLRQKALLIMLFATIVFMVIGAIVFNFKLNDMTAILIISGIIAGIIAGYDSNEIATKIIKTGKTFYMGSMCVVLARAVQIILTKGMIVDTIVHSVSIPLEKVGGFMSSICMFFVQLILNFFINSGSGKAVVTMPIMSPLADLVNVTQQTAVLAFQFGDGITNMIYPTSGLIFAFIAMGKISYEKYVKYIFPLVLKLIALAIVSLIIATLINYGPF; via the coding sequence ATGAATAAAGAAAAAATATCAAAATTCAAAATACCTCATGTATACGCTATTCTTATTGGGGTAATTATTATCACTGGTATTATGACTTATATTGTTCCAGCTGGAACATATGAGCGAATAAAAGTTGATGGAGTAACCAAGATAGATCCAAATAGTTTTCAGTATATTAGACAAGTTCCTGTTTCTATTTTTAATTGGTTTAAAGCTATTCCAGAAGGTTTTGCTTCCACAGCTTCCATTATTGCAACAATGTTAGTAGGATCAGCTTGTCTTGGAGTTTACACAGAGAGTGGAGTTTTTCAAAATTTTATAAGTAATCTTTTAAAAAAAGATGGAAATAATAAAACTAAAACTCTTATTTTAATTTTTATGACATTCTTTGCTATAAGATCTGGTTTTACTGGAATTTTAGATGGAAATTTAGTATTTACTCCTCTCATGATTGGATTTGCTCTTGCAGCAGGTTATGATACTTTAACTGGAGTTGCTATTGTTATGGTTCCTACATTTGTATCATTTTCTCTTGCTCCTGTTAATCCATATACCATTTTGATAGCACATGAAATTGTTGGTCTTCCTATCTATTCTGGATTTGAATTCAGATTGATAATATGGATAATTGGCTTTTTAATATCTGCTCATCATATATTAAAATATGCTGATGCTGTAAAAAAAGATAAAAGTAAAAGTCTAGTAGCTGATATTGATGTCTCTGATTTAGAAACAAATTCTGATAACTTCAATGAAAATTTAACTTTAAGACAAAAAGCTTTATTAATTATGCTCTTTGCCACAATAGTTTTCATGGTTATTGGTGCAATTGTATTTAATTTCAAACTTAATGATATGACTGCAATTTTAATAATTTCAGGAATTATTGCTGGAATCATTGCTGGATATGACAGTAATGAAATAGCAACTAAAATAATAAAGACTGGAAAAACCTTCTATATGGGATCTATGTGTGTAGTTCTAGCTAGAGCTGTACAAATCATTCTTACTAAAGGTATGATTGTTGATACAATAGTTCATTCTGTCTCTATTCCTCTTGAAAAAGTTGGAGGATTTATGAGTTCTATCTGCATGTTCTTTGTTCAATTAATACTTAACTTCTTTATAAACTCTGGAAGTGGAAAGGCTGTCGTTACTATGCCAATAATGTCTCCGTTAGCTGATTTAGTAAATGTGACTCAACAAACAGCAGTTCTGGCCTTCCAATTTGGAGATGGTATAACTAATATGATTTATCCAACTTCAGGATTAATATTTGCTTTTATTGCAATGGGAAAAATAAGCTATGAAAAATACGTAAAATATATTTTCCCTCTAGTTTTAAAATTAATAGCTCTTGCTATAGTTTCTCTTATAATTGCTACATTAATAAATTATGGTCCATTCTAG